One genomic window of Syntrophus gentianae includes the following:
- a CDS encoding ATP-binding protein — translation MGDPTIADAILDRLIHNAHKIDLSMKGESMRKKYAVLT, via the coding sequence ATCGGCGATCCCACCATTGCCGATGCCATTCTCGACCGGCTGATCCATAATGCCCATAAGATCGATCTGTCGATGAAAGGGGAATCGATGAGGAAAAAATATGCCGTCTTGACCTGA
- a CDS encoding ATP-binding protein: MSLISCDWVRRHHNIIITGPPGSGKIFLACALTNKACREGFRAFYIRSPKFSYQMALSRGDGSYGKTINKLAKAHVLVIDDLGLAPMTDSERRDLLEVVEERHGHASTIVTKSTTRGSTARINRRSHHCRCHSRPADP, from the coding sequence ATCTCCTGCGACTGGGTCAGGCGCCATCATAACATCATCATTACCGGCCCCCCCGGATCGGGAAAAATCTTCCTTGCCTGCGCCCTGACCAACAAGGCCTGCCGGGAAGGATTCCGGGCCTTCTACATCCGCTCTCCCAAGTTCTCCTATCAGATGGCCCTGTCCCGGGGAGATGGAAGTTACGGGAAAACGATCAATAAGCTCGCCAAGGCTCATGTCTTGGTGATTGATGATCTCGGTCTGGCTCCCATGACCGACTCCGAACGAAGAGACCTCCTGGAGGTCGTCGAGGAAAGACATGGCCATGCCTCCACGATTGTCACCAAATCGACTACCCGTGGATCTACGGCACGAATAAATCGGCGATCCCACCATTGCCGATGCCATTCTCGACCGGCTGATCCATAA